From a region of the Impatiens glandulifera chromosome 4, dImpGla2.1, whole genome shotgun sequence genome:
- the LOC124935698 gene encoding aspartyl protease APCB1-like, translating into MEPENSPKLKSVVIITLPPLDNPSLGKTITAITVSAISPIPTTLPSETIHQNSGLQPPQIPSPASIRRQLSIRKSLFGIPRITLGFLGAFLAAMIVWASYSTHSLGELRNSNEERNQQPDTFVFPLFLKENFQNKVKSVKIVGKHSVKFQQPQLDVEMTSSIASKIDSTTILPIRGNIYPDGLYYTYMMIGNPAKPYFLDIDSASDLSWIQCDAPCTSCAKGAHPLYKPSKGTIIHSKDSFCANVQKDQQNCETCHQCDYEVEYADQSSSVGVLARDELQLTVLNGSIVKSNVVFGCAYDQQGSILKTLSLTDGIIGISRAKVSLPYQLAEQGIIRNVVGHCLSADAGGGGYMFFGDDLVSYSQMTWIPMLDSTTSQNFYKAKISKLSYGNKQLLIDVNYGVQGGVVFDSGSSYSYFPKQAYAHLVTYLKETSFKGLVEDTTDPLLPICWRAKSPIRSIEDVKQFFKTLTLNTGNKWWLMSTKFYVPPEGYLIISNRGNVCLGILEGGDVHDGSTIILGDISLRGQVVVYDNMNHKIGWAKSDCSNPERLMSLPFIRSMDLQS; encoded by the exons ATGGAACCTGAAAATTCTCCGAAGCTGAAATCTGTTGTCATAATCACACTGCCTCCATTGGACAATCCTTCTTTAGGTAAAACCATAACTGCCATCACTGTATCTGCTATATCTCCAATTCCAACAACCCTCCCTTCAGAAACAATCCATCAAAATTCAGGCCTTCAGCCGCCTCAAATTCCATCGCCAGCAAGTATTCGACGTCAATTATCAATCCGAAAATCCTTGTTTGGCATTCCGAGAATTACATTGGGCTTCCTTGGCGCTTTTCTCGCTGCTATGATCGTTTGGGCATCGTATTCAACTCATAGTCTTGGCGAGTTGAGAAATTCTAATGAAGAACGAAATCAGCAGCCTGATACCTTCGTTTTCCCTCTCTTTCTCAAAGAGAATTTTCAGAATAAGGTTAAATCAGTGAAGATTGTGGGAAAGCATTCTGTAAAGTTTCAGCAGCCTCAGCTTGATGTTGAGATGACTTCTTCTATAGCATCAAAGATTGATTCAACAACTATTTTACCTATTCGGGGTAATATCTATCCAGATGG GTTGTATTACACATATATGATGATTGGGAATCCTGCAAAGCCATATTTTCTTGATATAGACAGTGCAAGTGATTTATCATGGATTCAGTGTGACGCGCCATGCACTAGTTGTGCAAAG GGAGCACACCCTTTATACAAACCTTCCAAAGGGACAATAATACATTCGAAGGATTCATTTTGTGCTAATGTTCAAAAGGATCAACAAAATTGTGAAACCTGTCATCAATGTGATTACGAAGTAGAATATGCAGATCAAAGCTCGTCGGTAGGTGTACTTGCACGAGATGAGCTCCAACTAACAGTTCTGAATGGATCCATTGTCAAATCCAATGTTGTTTTCGG ATGTGCATATGATCAACAAGGCTCAATTCTAAAGACACTGTCATTGACGGATGGAATCATTGGGATTAGTAGAGCTAAAGTGAGTTTACCTTACCAATTGGCAGAACAAGGAATCATAAGAAATGTTGTTGGTCATTGTCTTAGTGCTGATGCTGGGGGTGGTGGATATATGTTCTTTGGAGATGATCTTGTCTCTTACTCGCAAATGACATGGATCCCTATGCTCGATAGTACTACTTCACA GAACTTTTATAAAGCCAAGATTTCTAAATTGAGTTACGGAAATAAACAGCTCCTCATAGATGTTAATTATGGCGTGCAAGGAGGGGTGGTTTTTGATAGTGGTAGCTCTTATTCATATTTCCCTAAACAGGCATATGCCCATCTAGTGACTTAT CTTAAAGAAACTTCTTTCAAAGGTCTCGTTGAAGACACGACTGATCCCTTATTACCTATTTGTTGGCGAGCTAAATCGCCAATCAG ATCCATAGAGGATGTGAAACAGTTCTTTAAGACTTTGACACTCAACACTGGGAACAAATGGTGGTTGATGTCAACAAAATTTTATGTACCACCAGAAGGCTACTTGATCATTAGT AACAGAGGTAATGTGTGTTTGGGTATTCTGGAAGGAGGTGATGTACATGATGGCTCTACTATTATACTAGGAG ACATCTCACTGAGAGGACAAGTGGTTGTATATGACAATATGAACCACAAAATTGGGTGGGCAAAATCAGATTGTTCAAACCCAGAGAGATTGATGTCTCTTCCTTTCATCAGAAGCATGGATCTTCagagttaa